In Fusarium oxysporum f. sp. lycopersici 4287 chromosome 4, whole genome shotgun sequence, a genomic segment contains:
- a CDS encoding alcohol dehydrogenase translates to MKALVYGGNNSVTLQDRPVPKISSSTDAIIKVTKTTICGTDLHIRKGDVATCEPGRILGHEGVGIVHSAGPSVARFKEGDRVLISCISSCATCEYCRRGMYSHCTSGGWILGNTIDGTQAEYVRIPHADSSLHPIPDGADEAALVMVSDIFPTGLEVGVLSGKVQPGGTVVVVGAGPVGLAAIITAQLYSPSKIIAIDTDNARLDVAKKLGATDSVVSGEDAVSQVMKLTDGKGCDTVMEAVGIPATFELCQKLIAVGGVLANVGVHGTKVDLHLQDLWIKNISITTQLVDTVTTPMLLKLVQSGKLQPSQLITHHFKLSDVENAYKTFGEASKHNALKVLIEVD, encoded by the exons CCCAagatctcttcatcaacagatgcaatcatcaaagtcaccaagaccaccatCTGCGGAACCGATCTGCACATCCGAAAAGGCGATGTCGCTACCTGTGAGCCAGGAAGAATTCTAGGCCACGAAGGCGTTGGGATCGTCCATTCCGCAGGCCCATCTGTCGCACGATTCAAAGAGGGCGATAGAGTTCTCATCTCTTGCATCTCAAGCTGCGCGACCTGTGAATACTGCCGAAGGGGGATGTATAGCCATTGTACCTCTGGTGGCTGGATTCTCGGTAACACAATCGATGGAACTCAAGCTGAATATGTCCGCATTCCCCATGCCGATTCGAGCCTCCACCCTATTCCCGATGGGGCAGATGAGGCGGCTTTGGTGATGGTCAGCGACATCTTCCCAACAGGTCTTGAAGTTGGTGTTCTCAGTGGCAAAGTCCAACCTGGAGGGACTGTAGTAGTTGTTGGCGCTGGACCGGTCGGCTTGGCTGCTATTATCACTGCCCAGTTATACTCACCTTCCAAGATCATAGCCATTGATACCGACAATGCAAGACTGGACGTTGCCAAGAAACTCGGCGCCACTGATTCAGTCGTCAGCGGCGAAGATGCTGTGTCTCAGGTGATGAAACTGACAGATGGGAAAGGTTGCGATACCGTCATGGAGGCTGTTGGTATTCCTGCTACTTTTGAGCTTTGTCAAAAGCTCATCGCAGTTGGAGGCGTGTTGGCAAACGTTGGCGTTCACGGCACCAAAGtggatcttcatcttcaggaCCTATGGATCAAGAACATCT CGATCACTACGCAGCTGGTGGATACTGTTACTACCCCCATGTTGCTCAAGCTAGTGCAATCTGGCAAACTGCAGCCCTCGCAACTAATCACTCATC ATTTCAAGCTGAGCGATGTTGAAAATGCGTACAAGACATTTGGCGAAGCATCGAAGCATAACGCTCTGAAAGTACTTATCGAGGTGGATTAA
- a CDS encoding alcohol dehydrogenase → MKALVYGGNNSVTLQDRPVPKISSSTDAIIKVTKTTICGTDLHIRKGDVATCEPGRILGHEGVGIVHSAGPSVARFKEGDRVLISCISSCATCEYCRRGMYSHCTSGGWILGNTIDGTQAEYVRIPHADSSLHPIPDGADEAALVMVSDIFPTGLEVGVLSGKVQPGGTVVVVGAGPVGLAAIITAQLYSPSKIIAIDTDNARLDVAKKLGATDSVVSGEDAVSQVMKLTDGKGCDTVMEAVGIPATFELCQKLIAVGGVLANVGVHGTKVDLHLQDLWIKNISITTQLVDTVTTPMLLKLVQSGKLQPSQLITHRKFSS, encoded by the exons CCCAagatctcttcatcaacagatgcaatcatcaaagtcaccaagaccaccatCTGCGGAACCGATCTGCACATCCGAAAAGGCGATGTCGCTACCTGTGAGCCAGGAAGAATTCTAGGCCACGAAGGCGTTGGGATCGTCCATTCCGCAGGCCCATCTGTCGCACGATTCAAAGAGGGCGATAGAGTTCTCATCTCTTGCATCTCAAGCTGCGCGACCTGTGAATACTGCCGAAGGGGGATGTATAGCCATTGTACCTCTGGTGGCTGGATTCTCGGTAACACAATCGATGGAACTCAAGCTGAATATGTCCGCATTCCCCATGCCGATTCGAGCCTCCACCCTATTCCCGATGGGGCAGATGAGGCGGCTTTGGTGATGGTCAGCGACATCTTCCCAACAGGTCTTGAAGTTGGTGTTCTCAGTGGCAAAGTCCAACCTGGAGGGACTGTAGTAGTTGTTGGCGCTGGACCGGTCGGCTTGGCTGCTATTATCACTGCCCAGTTATACTCACCTTCCAAGATCATAGCCATTGATACCGACAATGCAAGACTGGACGTTGCCAAGAAACTCGGCGCCACTGATTCAGTCGTCAGCGGCGAAGATGCTGTGTCTCAGGTGATGAAACTGACAGATGGGAAAGGTTGCGATACCGTCATGGAGGCTGTTGGTATTCCTGCTACTTTTGAGCTTTGTCAAAAGCTCATCGCAGTTGGAGGCGTGTTGGCAAACGTTGGCGTTCACGGCACCAAAGtggatcttcatcttcaggaCCTATGGATCAAGAACATCT CGATCACTACGCAGCTGGTGGATACTGTTACTACCCCCATGTTGCTCAAGCTAGTGCAATCTGGCAAACTGCAGCCCTCGCAACTAATCACTCATCGTAAGTTCTCCAGCTGA
- a CDS encoding cyanide hydratase gives MSVTTNRIKAAVIQAEPVWFDLAGTVTKTCHLIKDAASEGAHIIAFPELWLPGYPAWIW, from the coding sequence ATGTCTGTCACAACAAATCGTATCAAAGCAGCTGTTATTCAAGCTGAACCAGTCTGGTTTGACTTGGCTGGTACTGTTACAAAAACATGCCATCTGATCAAAGACGCTGCTTCGGAAGGAGCGCATATTATTGCCTTCCCTGAGCTTTGGTTACCGGGATATCCTGCATGGATCTGGTAA
- a CDS encoding hypothetical protein (At least one base has a quality score < 10), which yields MPSINALLTASLAFASIALGAPAAQDKKFTVEQVKNPKFIKNGPLALAHVYAKYGVPLPKGLEKAVKAVRPPHAHSKRQSGSGSATTTPSDEDVEWLTPVQIGTPAQTFNLDFDTGSSDLWVFSTETTGSSGHDEYNPAKSSTAKKLSGATWKISYGDGSSSSGDVYKDKVSVGGLVVSSQAVEAAQKVSSEFEQETGLDGLLGLGFSSINTVTPTQQKTFFDNAASTLGSPVFTADLKHQKPGKYNFGFIDSTAYTGKIGYASVDSSEGFWEFTSTGYGIGSAAVNKSPITGIADTGTTLLLLPDDVNSAYYAKVSGARYSSSYGGYVFSCSATLPSFSFVVGGVTITIPGSYINYAPVQDGSTTCLGGIQPSDDIGINIFGDIALKAAFVVFDGGNQQVGWAKKTL from the coding sequence ATGCCTTCCATCAACGCTCTTCTCACAGCCTCTCTGGCTTTTGCTTCCATCGCCCTCGGCGCCCCTGCTGCCCAGGACAAGAAGTTCACCGTTGAGCAAGTCAAGAAccccaagttcatcaagaacGGTCCTCTCGCTCTCGCCCACGTCTACGCCAAGTACGGCGTTCCTCTTcccaagggtcttgagaaggctgtCAAGGCCGTGAGACCTCCTCACGCTCACTCCAAGCGTCAGAGTGGCAGCGGCAGTGCCACCACTACACCCTCTGACGAGGATGTCGAGTGGTTGACACCCGTCCAAATCGGTACTCCTGCTCAGACCTTCAACCTGGACTTCGACACTGGCTCTTCTGATCTCTGGGTCTTCAGCACTGAGACAACTGGTAGCAGCGGTCATGATGAGTACAACCCTGCCAAGAGCAGCACAGCTAAGAAGCTCTCTGGCGCTACATGGAAGATCAGCTATGGTGACGGAAGCTCCTCTTCTGGGGATGTCTACAAGGACAAGGTCTCCGTCGGTGGTCTCGTTGTTAGCTCTCAAGCTGTCGAGGCCGCCCAGAAGGTCTCTTCCGAGTTCGAGCAAGAGACTGGCCTCGATGGTCTCCTCGGTCTTGGCTTCAGCTCTATCAACACCGTCACGCCTACCCAGCAGAAGACCTTCTTCGACAATGCTGCCAGCACCCTGGGCTCTCCCGTCTTCACTGCTGATCTGAAGCACCAGAAGCCCGGAAAGTACAACTTCGGCTTCATCGACAGCACAGCCTACACTGGCAAGATCGGATACGCTTCCGTCGACTCCTCTGAGGGCTTCTGGGAGTTTACCTCCACTGGCTATGGTATCGGTTCGGCCGCAGTCAACAAGAGCCCCATCACTGGTATTGCTGATACCGGTACcactcttctcctcctccccgACGATGTCAACTCCGCATACTACGCCAAGGTCAGCGGTGCCCGATACAGCTCCAGCTATGGTGGCTATGTCTTCAGCTGCTCTGCTACCCTCcccagcttcagcttcgtCGTTGGCGGTGTTACCATCACCATCCCTGGCTCTTACATCAACTATGCCCCCGTTCAGGATGGCTCTACTACCTGCCTCGGTGGTATCCAGCCCAGCGATGACATCGGCATCAACATCTTCGGTGATATTGCTCTCAAGGCTGCTTTCGTCGTCTTCGATGGCGGTAACCAGCAGGTTGGCTGGGCCAAGAAGACACTGTAA